In the genome of Misgurnus anguillicaudatus chromosome 11, ASM2758022v2, whole genome shotgun sequence, one region contains:
- the mrpl14 gene encoding large ribosomal subunit protein uL14m: MALSLSGMILPKLIQQRAFSVSAAVAAIQKLTRVRVVDNSALGNAQHHRPPKVIHVYTKNGVGKVGDKVLLAIKGQKKKALIVGQKMPGARMTPRFDSNNVVLIEDNGNPTGTRIKAPLPTHLRKMEGEYSKLIAIAQRLV; this comes from the exons ATGGCCTTGTCGCTATCTGGGATGATTCTTCCCAAGCTGATACAGCAAAGAGCTTTCAG TGTCTCTGCGGCTGTGGCTGCCATTCAGAAGTTAACTCGAGTGAGAGTGGTCGATAACAGCGCTCTTGGAAATGCCCAACACCACCGTCCACCAAAAGTTATTCACGTTTACACCAAGAATGGAGTCGGTAAAGTGGGAGACAAAGTCTTACTGGCTATTAAAGGACAGAAGAAAAAAGCTCTCATAGTGGGTCAAAAGATGCCTGGAGCACGTATGACACCACGTTTCGACtcaaataatgttgttttaattgaagATAATGGAAACCCCACTGGGACTAGAATCAAAGCTCCTTTACCGACACATCTGCGCAAAATGGAGGGGGAATATTCGAAACTGATAGCTATTGCTCAACGATTAGTGTAG